Proteins from one Camelina sativa cultivar DH55 chromosome 8, Cs, whole genome shotgun sequence genomic window:
- the LOC104707944 gene encoding uncharacterized protein LOC104707944, which yields MSTISPSFAVISFLLLILLNISLVTGNNISTEIAEGGEIIKLPSEKINNNGDKNRGDFFCRGTVQPASCPVKCFRADPVCGEDSVTYWCGCSDALCHGVRVVKQGACDVGNGVGLSVPGQALLLIHIVWLMLLGFSILFGLF from the coding sequence ATGTCGACGATCTCGCCGTCATTTGCCGTAATTTCGTTTCTTTTACTGATTCTTCTGAATATATCTTTGGTTACCGGTAACAACATTTCGACGGAGATTGCTGAAGGAGGAGAGATCATTAAGTTACCTTCGgagaagatcaacaacaacGGCGATAAAAACAGAGGCGACTTCTTCTGTCGAGGAACGGTTCAACCTGCTTCGTGTCCGGTTAAGTGTTTCAGGGCTGATCCGGTTTGCGGTGAAGACAGCGTTACTTACTGGTGTGGTTGTTCCGATGCGTTGTGCCATGGTGTTCGTGTTGTTAAACAAGGAGCTTGTGATGTTGGTAATGGCGTTGGTTTGTCTGTTCCTGGACAAGCTCTGCTTTTGATCCACATTGTCTGGCTTATGCTTCTTGGCTTCTCTATTCTCTTCGGCCTCTTTTAA